The sequence GAATTCTGTAAGGCATTTAATGAAAGAACAAAGTCCCAGGAAGGAACTATTATCCCGGCATCAATAACAATTTTTTCTGACAGGACTTTTAGTTTTATTACGAAAACACCCCCTGCCACGTTTCTTATAAAAAGGGCAGCCAAATTGGCTAAAGGAGCACATAATCCAAAAAAAGAAACAGCTGGAACCATAGCAAAATCACAGATAAAAGAAATTGCCCAGTTAAAGATGCAGGATCTGAATGCAAAAGATATTGACGGTGCAATAAAGATCATTGAAGGCAGTACGAGAAGTATGGGAATAGAGGTTGTGGAAGGATAACGAAGCAGGCGAAAGGTATAGGGTATAAGGCAAAAATTAAACTCTTTGTCTTTTCCCATCAGTCCTTAGCCTACAATAGAAGGAGTAATACACATGGCAAAAGTAGGGAAAAAATATTCAGAGGCACGGGAAAAAATAGATAGAGAAAAAAAATATGATATGGATGAGGCCCTTGAACTGCTCCCACAGATTTCTTTTGCAAAGTTTGATGAGACTGTTGAATTGGCTTGCCGGCTTGGTGTTGATCCCAGACATGCCGACCAGATGGTCAGGGGTAGCGTTGCGCTCCCTAATGGGCTTGGTAAAGAAGTGAAAATAGTTGTTTTTGCAAAAGGACAAAAGGAGAAGGAAGCAGAGGAAGCCGGGGCAGATTATATCGGCGCAGAGGATTTGATTGAAAAAATTCAAAAGGGATGGCTGGATTTTGATAAGGCCGTTGCTACCCCGGATATGATGGGAGCGGTTAGTAAACTTGGTAAGATACTTGGTCCGAGAGGGCTTATGCCCAATCCGAAAGTAGGGACAGTGACTTTTGATATAGCCAAAACTGTAAAAGAAATGAAAGCAGGACGGGTGGAATTCAGGGTAGATAAAGCAGGAAATCTCCACGTTCCTGTCGGTAAACTCGGTTTTGGAAAAGAGAAGATAATAGAAAATATTAATTCACTCATCGAAGCTGTTATCAGATTAAAACCACCTTCAAGCAAAGGAGCTTACTTTAAGGGGTTGGCCGTTTGCACAACAATGAGTCCAGGCATAAAGATAGATCCTGTCTATGTTAGGAACTTGACTAAATAGGGAAAGAGTCAGAGAAAGCAGGTGCAAATATGTTAAACGATTACGGCCTGCCGAGATTTCGTGTTTTTTGTCTCCCTGACTTTCCATATATTATATGAAAGGAGGGATGAAACCCATTGGAAAGAACAAAAAAACAAAAGGTTGTTGAAGAATTAGGGGCTAAACTCAACCGGATGAATTCCATGTTTATTGCGGAATACAGCGGTCTGAAAGTATCCCAGATGACAAAGCTCCGAAAAGAGCTGAGAAGCGTGGGTGTGGAATTTAGTGTTGTAAAAAACACGCTCTTAAATATTGCATCTGAAGGAACAAAGGCGCAAGCTCTGAAAGACAATTTTTCAGGTCCAAATGCAATTGTCTGCATTTATAAGGACCCGGTGAGTGCAGCGAAAACAATAACAGGTTTTTTGAAAGAGATGCCTCAATTGAAATTGAAAGCAGGTTTTCTGGGAGAACAGGTATTAACACCGGAAGACATTCTGAAGCTTGCTACGCTGCCATCAAGAGAAGTACTGATAGCGAAATTAATGGGCTTGCTGCTAGGTACGCCACAGAGATTCGTATATGTGCTTTCCGGTAATTTGAGCAAGCTTATGATAACACTGAATGCAATTAAAACAAAAAAAGAACAAGCCTGAAGGAGGTATATTAAATGAGCGTTACAAAAGAAGATGTTGTACAGTTTATTGAAAACATGACAATCCTTGAACTCTCTGATTTTATAAAGGTACTAGAAGAGAAGTTTGGAGTTTCAGCAGCAATGCCCATGATGGCGGCTGCCCCGGCAGGTGGGGGACAGGCTGCAGCGGCTGCGGAACCGGTAGAGGAACAGACAGAGTTTAACGTTATCCTCACAGGATATGAAGCAGAGAAGAAGATACAGGTAATAAAAGTTGTAAGAGCTATTACAAGTCTTGGACTCAAAGAAGCAAAAGACCTTGTTGAAGGCGTCCCAAAACCTGTTAAAGAAGGTGTTTCAAAAGATGAAGCTGCAAATATCAAAAAACAGCTTGAAGAAGTAAGCGCACAGGTAAAAGTAGAGTAATATCTTTAGCATAGAGCAAAAGGGCTGATATTTTCAGCCCTTTTGCTCCTGACTCTACGCTAAAAAACAAGGAGTGAATAAAAATATGAGGGAAACTTTCCATAACAGGATATTCAGGAAGAACTACGGTAAGATAAAAGAAGTTCTCGATATTCCCAACCTGATTGAAACCCAGCTCGATTCCTATGAGATTTTTTTACAAAAGGATGTACGACCGGATAAAAGAGAAAATATAGGGCTACAGGCAGTTTTCAACAGCGTGTTTCCCATAAAAGACTCTCATGAGACTACGACGCTCGAATTTGTAAAATATGAAATAGGTGAACCGAAAAATTCCGAAGAAGAATGTATCTTTCGGAGCGTAACATATGCTGCACCAATGAGAGTTGCTATACGTCTTGTAGTGTGGAATGTTGATCCTGATACAAAAATTCGGGATATACGGGCAGTGAAGGAACAGGATGTATATTTCGGCGAGATTCCTCTTATGACCGAAAGAGGAACTTTTATTATAAACGGGACAGAAAGGGTTGTTGTCAGCCAGTTGCACCGATCGCCCGGTGTCTATTTTGATTGTGATCAGTCAAAATCAACCCTCGGAGGAAGCCTTTCATACAGCGCACGAATAATCCCGTACAGAGGCTCCTGGTTAGACTTTGAGTTTGACCATAAGGAACTTGTTTATGTAAGAATAGATAAGAAGAAAAAGATGCATGTAACATTGTTTTTAAAAGCCCTTGGATATAAGGAAAAAGAGATACTTGATTATTATTATGATAAAGAAACAATCATTATAAAAAATGAAAAGCTATATAAACAAACGCCCCTTGCACTTCTTGTTGGGCAGAAAGCACCTTCTGATATTATCAATGAAAAGACAAAGGAAGTTATTGTAAAAAAACATAAAAAGATTACTAAAGCAGTGATCAAAAAGATGGAGTCTGCCAATATTAGTGAGATCCCCATTGAAGAAGGTGACATCATCGGCAGAACTACATCGGAAAATGTCATTGACCCAAAAACAAAAGATATTTTAATTCCGATAAATAGAGAGATTACAATCGATGATATCGAAAAGATAATAAGCAAAAAAGTAAACAGGTTTGATACCCTTTTTATCGATAATCTGAATGTAAGCGCTTCCTTAAGCAAAACATTACGCGAGGACGGTTTAAACACCAAGGATGAGGCACTGCTTGGAATATACAGAAAGCTGAGGCCGGGAGATCCTCCTACTACAGAATTTGCTGAAGCCCTAATCCAAAATATGTTTTTCAGCCCTGAAAGATATGACCTTTCGAAAGTCGGCAGGCTCAAAATCAATCACAGGCTTAATCTTGACATTCCTCTGGAAGAAACAGTGTTAAGAAAAGAGGATATCCTTGAGGTTGTGGGACATTTGCTCAGACTTAAAGATGCCCGGGGGCCTGGAGACGACATAGACCATCTTGGGAACAGAAGGGTGAGAACTGTGGGCGAGCTTCTTGAAAATCAGTTCAGGATGGGGCTTGTGCGGATGGAAAGGGCTATTAAAGAGAGACTTACATTCCCGGAGATGGAGACATTGATGCCCCATGATCTGGTAAATCCAAAACCTGTTGCCAGCGCTGTAAAGGACTTTTTTTCAAGCAGTCAACTTTCTCAGTTTATGGATCAAACAAATCCACTCAGCGAGATTACACACAAACGTAGATTGAGTGCCCTTGGACCAGGAGGCTTGACGCGTGAACGAGCGGGGTTTGAGGTCAGGGATGTTCACCCTACACATTATGGAAGAATATGCCCTGTTGAGACGCCTGAAGGCCCGAATATCGGCTTGATAGCTTCACTTTCCACATATGCAAAAGTCAATGCATTTGGTTTTATAGAGACACCATACAGGGAAGTGGTCAACGGCAGGGTAACAAATAAAGTTAAATATCTCAGCGCGCTTGAAGAGGAGCCGTACTATGTTGCACAGGCAAACGCACCCGTTGATAAGGATGGAAAGTTTACCGCAGATCTTATAACTGCTCAGAAAGGAGGAGGATTCTATCTGGTAAACCCGGAAGAAGTAAATTTTATGGACGTCTCCCCGAAGCAACTTGTAAGCGTCTCTG is a genomic window of Pseudomonadota bacterium containing:
- the rplA gene encoding 50S ribosomal protein L1, whose translation is MAKVGKKYSEAREKIDREKKYDMDEALELLPQISFAKFDETVELACRLGVDPRHADQMVRGSVALPNGLGKEVKIVVFAKGQKEKEAEEAGADYIGAEDLIEKIQKGWLDFDKAVATPDMMGAVSKLGKILGPRGLMPNPKVGTVTFDIAKTVKEMKAGRVEFRVDKAGNLHVPVGKLGFGKEKIIENINSLIEAVIRLKPPSSKGAYFKGLAVCTTMSPGIKIDPVYVRNLTK
- the rplJ gene encoding 50S ribosomal protein L10, whose protein sequence is MERTKKQKVVEELGAKLNRMNSMFIAEYSGLKVSQMTKLRKELRSVGVEFSVVKNTLLNIASEGTKAQALKDNFSGPNAIVCIYKDPVSAAKTITGFLKEMPQLKLKAGFLGEQVLTPEDILKLATLPSREVLIAKLMGLLLGTPQRFVYVLSGNLSKLMITLNAIKTKKEQA
- the rplK gene encoding 50S ribosomal protein L11, translating into MAKKVVAMVKLQLQAGQATPSPPVGPALGQHGVNIMEFCKAFNERTKSQEGTIIPASITIFSDRTFSFITKTPPATFLIKRAAKLAKGAHNPKKETAGTIAKSQIKEIAQLKMQDLNAKDIDGAIKIIEGSTRSMGIEVVEG
- the rplL gene encoding 50S ribosomal protein L7/L12; translation: MSVTKEDVVQFIENMTILELSDFIKVLEEKFGVSAAMPMMAAAPAGGGQAAAAAEPVEEQTEFNVILTGYEAEKKIQVIKVVRAITSLGLKEAKDLVEGVPKPVKEGVSKDEAANIKKQLEEVSAQVKVE